Proteins from one Haloarchaeobius litoreus genomic window:
- a CDS encoding aminopeptidase — MSDLREPAETAIRQCLNLASDESCAVVTDDKRRAIGEALYEVASEITDDATLLRYPPGNQHGEEPPEPVAAAMAASDVFLAPTTKSISHTRARGDACDAGARGATLPGITEEVFLTGLDADYEHIAAECEAMLDQVEGADEIRVTTELGTDITFEPGDRDWRSDTGMVHESGQFSNLPAGEVFVSPETANGTYVVDGTIDPHGLLDEGETVTIEVEDGYVTATDSEEIDAMLETAAAEVGRDAYNLAELGIGTNVAVTELVGSVLLDEKAGGTVHIAFGDDAGIGGDTSAPLHQDGIIRDPTVYADGEVVDLPTVER, encoded by the coding sequence ATGAGCGACCTCCGCGAACCCGCCGAGACCGCCATCCGACAGTGTCTGAACCTCGCCAGCGACGAGTCCTGCGCCGTCGTCACCGACGACAAGCGCCGCGCCATCGGCGAGGCGCTGTACGAGGTCGCCAGCGAGATAACGGACGACGCGACCCTGCTCCGCTACCCACCGGGGAACCAGCACGGCGAGGAGCCACCCGAACCCGTCGCGGCCGCGATGGCCGCCAGCGACGTGTTCCTCGCGCCGACGACGAAGAGCATCAGCCACACCCGCGCCCGCGGCGACGCCTGCGATGCCGGCGCGCGCGGCGCGACCCTCCCGGGTATCACCGAAGAGGTGTTCCTGACCGGGCTGGACGCCGACTACGAGCACATCGCCGCCGAGTGCGAAGCGATGCTCGACCAGGTCGAGGGAGCCGACGAGATCCGCGTCACCACCGAACTGGGCACCGACATCACGTTCGAGCCGGGCGACCGCGACTGGCGTTCGGACACCGGCATGGTCCACGAGTCCGGCCAGTTCTCCAACCTCCCCGCCGGCGAGGTGTTCGTCTCCCCCGAGACCGCGAACGGCACCTACGTCGTCGACGGCACCATCGACCCCCACGGCCTGCTCGACGAGGGCGAGACGGTGACCATCGAGGTCGAGGACGGCTACGTCACCGCCACCGACTCCGAGGAGATCGACGCGATGCTGGAGACCGCCGCCGCAGAGGTCGGGCGAGATGCCTACAACCTCGCCGAACTCGGCATCGGCACCAACGTCGCCGTCACCGAACTCGTCGGGAGCGTCCTGCTCGACGAGAAGGCCGGCGGCACCGTCCACATCGCCTTCGGCGACGACGCCGGCATCGGTGGCGACACCAGCGCGCCCCTCCACCAGGACGGCATCATCCGCGACCCCACCGTCTACGCGGACGGGGAGGTCGTAGACCTCCCGACGGTCGAGCGGTGA
- a CDS encoding type II glyceraldehyde-3-phosphate dehydrogenase yields MIQVAINGYGTIGKRVADAVRAQPDMEVVGVAKTRPNFEAETAVEKGYPLYAAIEDRIELFDDAGIELAGTVDELVAAADVVVDACPSGIGADNVEMYREHDTPALLQGGEDADAADVSFNARANFDETTGTDVARVVSCNTTGLSRLVAPLEEEYGIEKVRATLVRRGGDPAQTGRGPINDILPNPVSLPSHHGPDVNTIFPDLAIDTLGLKVPATLMHTHSINVELESTPDAAEVRDLLESQSRTFVIDEHMAIDGAGKLKEYAQDVGRPRADIWENCIWGESITMEGNDLYLFQAIHQESDVVPENVDAVRAILGESDAAESIETTNEALGMGI; encoded by the coding sequence ATGATCCAGGTGGCCATCAACGGCTACGGTACCATCGGCAAGCGCGTCGCGGACGCCGTGCGCGCCCAGCCAGACATGGAGGTCGTCGGCGTCGCGAAGACACGCCCGAACTTCGAGGCCGAGACCGCCGTCGAGAAGGGCTACCCGCTCTACGCCGCCATCGAGGACCGCATCGAGCTGTTCGACGACGCCGGCATCGAGCTCGCGGGAACGGTCGACGAGCTCGTTGCGGCCGCCGACGTGGTCGTCGACGCCTGCCCCTCCGGCATCGGTGCGGACAACGTCGAGATGTACCGCGAGCACGACACGCCCGCGCTGCTCCAGGGCGGCGAGGACGCCGACGCCGCCGACGTGAGCTTCAACGCCCGCGCGAACTTCGACGAGACGACCGGTACGGACGTCGCCCGCGTCGTCTCCTGCAACACAACCGGGCTCTCCCGGCTCGTCGCGCCCCTCGAAGAGGAGTACGGCATCGAGAAGGTGCGCGCGACGCTGGTCCGCCGCGGCGGCGACCCCGCCCAGACCGGCCGTGGCCCCATCAACGACATCCTGCCGAACCCGGTCAGCCTCCCGAGCCACCACGGCCCCGACGTGAACACCATCTTCCCCGACCTCGCCATCGACACGCTCGGGCTGAAGGTTCCCGCGACGCTGATGCACACCCACAGCATCAACGTCGAGCTCGAATCCACCCCCGACGCCGCCGAGGTGCGCGACCTGCTCGAATCCCAGTCCCGGACGTTCGTCATCGACGAGCACATGGCCATCGACGGCGCGGGCAAGCTCAAGGAGTACGCACAGGACGTGGGCCGCCCGCGCGCCGACATCTGGGAGAACTGCATCTGGGGCGAGTCCATCACGATGGAGGGCAACGACCTGTACCTGTTCCAGGCCATCCACCAGGAGTCCGACGTGGTGCCGGAGAACGTCGACGCGGTCCGCGCGATACTGGGCGAGAGCGATGCTGCCGAAAGCATCGAGACGACGAACGAGGCCCTGGGGATGGGGATCTAA
- a CDS encoding Hsp20/alpha crystallin family protein: MRRDDRDEPFDDFFKEIERMMNEMMGDRSVDMQFEGDAGFGSDTHVDIHETDDEIRVMADLPGVEKENIKLECDGEALTIGAESEHRQYHERVELPSRVDEHNATATYNNGVLEVVFERLDTSAGIDLK; encoded by the coding sequence ATGCGTCGTGACGACCGTGACGAGCCGTTCGACGACTTCTTCAAGGAGATCGAGCGGATGATGAACGAGATGATGGGCGATCGGTCGGTCGACATGCAGTTCGAGGGCGACGCAGGCTTCGGCTCGGACACGCACGTCGACATCCACGAGACCGACGACGAGATCCGTGTGATGGCGGACCTCCCGGGTGTCGAGAAAGAGAACATCAAGCTGGAGTGCGACGGCGAGGCACTCACGATCGGTGCCGAGAGCGAGCACCGACAGTACCACGAGCGCGTCGAGCTTCCGAGCCGCGTCGACGAGCACAACGCGACAGCGACCTACAACAACGGCGTCCTCGAGGTCGTCTTCGAGCGACTGGACACCTCCGCGGGCATCGACCTGAAGTAG
- a CDS encoding ATP-grasp domain-containing protein, translated as MIDLAVVNRAETFERMHDPLAERGISVHHVQVKERTIPLSPGTAPFSPVQFDAGFVYPGRMMEGGVADALLDVPWLNGRDAVLTSRNKAGVLARLERAGLPVPRSVYVSNPADESAVAEAVEDLDPPVVLKPNSTTRGIGVAKVPDLDSALGVTDYLDLVHDFRATGDRSYLVQEFVPDARDYRVMVLDGEYVGAVERRLSDADREGGRWKHNVHRGGEATPVDLDREYRRLAERVADELGIRFLGVDLLVGPDGVLVNETNARPTIDDAVKYEDGFWDRLAGAIRETASA; from the coding sequence ATGATCGACCTCGCAGTCGTCAACCGCGCCGAGACGTTCGAGCGGATGCACGACCCGCTCGCCGAGCGCGGCATCTCCGTCCACCACGTCCAGGTGAAAGAGCGAACCATCCCGCTCTCGCCCGGGACGGCACCGTTCTCCCCCGTCCAGTTCGACGCCGGCTTCGTCTATCCCGGTCGGATGATGGAGGGGGGCGTCGCCGACGCGCTGCTCGACGTGCCCTGGCTCAACGGGCGCGACGCGGTGCTCACCTCGCGCAACAAGGCGGGCGTCCTCGCGCGGCTCGAACGCGCCGGCCTGCCCGTCCCGCGGTCGGTGTACGTCTCGAACCCCGCCGACGAGTCCGCCGTCGCCGAGGCGGTCGAGGACCTCGACCCACCCGTCGTCCTCAAGCCGAACTCGACGACCAGAGGCATCGGCGTCGCGAAGGTACCTGACCTCGACTCGGCGCTCGGGGTCACCGACTACCTCGACCTCGTCCACGACTTCCGGGCGACGGGCGACCGCTCCTACCTCGTCCAGGAGTTCGTCCCCGACGCCCGTGACTACCGTGTGATGGTGCTCGACGGCGAGTACGTCGGCGCGGTCGAACGCCGGCTCTCCGACGCAGACCGCGAGGGCGGCCGCTGGAAGCACAACGTCCACCGCGGGGGCGAGGCGACACCCGTCGACCTCGACCGCGAGTACCGTCGGCTCGCCGAGCGGGTCGCCGACGAGCTCGGGATCCGCTTCCTCGGCGTCGACCTGCTGGTCGGGCCGGACGGAGTCTTGGTCAACGAGACGAACGCGCGCCCGACCATCGACGACGCGGTGAAGTACGAGGACGGGTTCTGGGACCGGCTCGCGGGGGCGATACGGGAGACCGCGAGCGCGTAG
- a CDS encoding 50S ribosomal protein L16: protein MSDKPASMYREISKPAYTRREYITGIPGSKIAQHKMGDTASDPDDWPVQISLVLEEECQLRHGSLEASRLSANRHLIKTLGEGNYYMILRKFPHHVIRENKQATGAGADRVSDGMRQSFGKIVGTAARVPKGERLFTCWCTVDQAPEVKDAFRRAYNKISPPCRVVVERGEEKLIA, encoded by the coding sequence ATGTCCGACAAACCGGCGTCGATGTACCGGGAGATCTCCAAGCCCGCGTACACCCGACGTGAGTACATCACCGGCATCCCTGGTTCGAAGATCGCACAGCACAAGATGGGCGACACCGCCAGCGACCCCGACGACTGGCCCGTCCAGATCTCGCTCGTTCTGGAGGAGGAGTGCCAGCTGCGCCACGGCTCGCTCGAGGCCTCCCGGCTGTCGGCTAACCGCCACCTCATCAAGACGCTCGGCGAGGGCAACTACTACATGATCCTGCGCAAGTTCCCCCACCACGTCATCCGCGAGAACAAGCAGGCCACCGGTGCCGGTGCCGACCGTGTCTCCGACGGCATGCGCCAGTCCTTCGGCAAGATCGTCGGCACCGCCGCGCGCGTCCCGAAAGGCGAGCGCCTGTTCACCTGCTGGTGCACCGTCGACCAGGCCCCCGAGGTCAAGGACGCCTTCCGCCGCGCCTACAACAAGATCTCCCCGCCCTGCCGTGTCGTCGTCGAGCGTGGCGAGGAGAAGCTCATCGCGTAG
- a CDS encoding helix-turn-helix domain-containing protein: MSTQRAALRQTAEPIPAELTSPTAKLLYLYLDTTGQSTVDEMQHSLHIPKLALFSVLGSLTDSGLVECDGDCYATS, encoded by the coding sequence ATGAGCACCCAACGTGCTGCCCTCAGACAGACCGCCGAACCGATCCCCGCCGAACTCACGTCGCCGACCGCGAAGCTGCTCTACCTCTACCTCGATACCACCGGACAGTCCACCGTCGACGAGATGCAGCACTCGCTCCACATCCCGAAACTCGCGCTGTTCTCGGTCCTCGGCTCGCTGACCGACTCCGGGCTCGTCGAGTGCGACGGCGACTGCTACGCCACCAGCTGA
- a CDS encoding cold-shock protein translates to MAKGKVDFFNDTGGYGFIETEDADEDVFFHMEDVGGPDLEEGQEIEFEIEDAPKGPRAKNVTRL, encoded by the coding sequence ATGGCGAAAGGCAAGGTTGACTTCTTCAACGACACTGGCGGCTACGGTTTCATCGAGACTGAGGACGCGGACGAGGACGTTTTCTTCCACATGGAGGACGTTGGCGGACCGGACCTCGAAGAGGGACAGGAGATCGAATTCGAGATCGAGGACGCCCCGAAGGGCCCGCGCGCAAAGAACGTAACCCGTCTCTGA
- a CDS encoding COG4315 family predicted lipoprotein, whose product MARTRRTLLGAVAGTFAVAGCLGDGGDGGGGATTQPATTQPATTQPATTAQTTTAPETTAAETTAMDGGGDATVQVRSHPDLGDILVDSEGLTLYMFDSDEQGSGASTCSGGCADAWPPLTVDGDPTAGDGVSAELTTFEREDGSTQVAANGWPLYYYASDTAPGDATGQAANDVWWVLAPDGSPVRPSGTTTDGGGSGGGGGPY is encoded by the coding sequence ATGGCACGCACACGACGGACGTTGCTCGGTGCGGTCGCGGGAACCTTCGCGGTCGCCGGCTGCCTCGGCGACGGCGGTGACGGCGGCGGCGGCGCGACGACCCAGCCAGCGACGACCCAGCCAGCGACGACCCAGCCAGCGACGACTGCCCAGACGACGACCGCACCGGAGACAACCGCCGCCGAGACGACCGCCATGGACGGCGGTGGGGATGCCACTGTGCAGGTGCGGAGCCACCCCGACCTCGGCGACATCCTCGTCGACTCCGAGGGACTGACCCTGTACATGTTCGACTCCGACGAACAGGGTTCGGGCGCGAGCACCTGCTCCGGCGGCTGCGCCGACGCCTGGCCACCGCTGACGGTCGACGGCGACCCGACCGCCGGCGACGGCGTCAGCGCCGAACTGACGACGTTCGAGCGCGAGGACGGCTCGACACAGGTCGCCGCGAACGGCTGGCCGCTGTACTACTACGCCAGCGACACCGCGCCGGGTGACGCGACGGGACAGGCCGCGAACGACGTGTGGTGGGTGCTCGCACCGGATGGCTCTCCGGTTCGGCCGTCCGGAACGACGACCGACGGTGGGGGGAGCGGTGGCGGCGGTGGTCCCTACTGA
- a CDS encoding winged helix-turn-helix domain-containing protein: MEGVLWYVLASSRGGPSRVRIVRALDERPRNANQLATELDLDYTTVRHHLDVLLENNVVGRSGDEYAAVYTFTDATRTNWDTVEEILATVEDD; encoded by the coding sequence ATGGAGGGCGTGCTCTGGTACGTGCTGGCGAGTTCTCGCGGGGGGCCGTCACGGGTCCGCATCGTGCGCGCGCTCGACGAGCGCCCGCGCAACGCGAACCAGCTCGCGACCGAACTCGACCTCGACTACACCACGGTGCGCCACCACCTCGACGTCCTGCTCGAGAACAACGTCGTCGGCCGGAGCGGCGACGAGTACGCGGCGGTGTACACGTTCACCGACGCCACGCGGACGAACTGGGACACCGTCGAGGAGATACTGGCGACGGTGGAGGACGACTGA
- a CDS encoding DUF4234 domain-containing protein: MSGTAQLTNPSALEQKSLGMQVGLSVVTLGLYPLYWFYSTASQLDAATDKSLTPIFGIIPVLNFVCAWQVADAAEAVTDQDKEILFILFLVFGVLSWYWIQSGINQAASN; encoded by the coding sequence ATGTCAGGAACTGCTCAGCTGACGAACCCTTCGGCGCTCGAACAGAAATCGCTCGGAATGCAGGTCGGCCTGTCGGTCGTCACACTCGGACTCTACCCGCTCTACTGGTTCTACAGCACGGCCAGTCAGTTGGACGCGGCGACCGACAAGAGCCTGACTCCCATCTTCGGCATCATCCCGGTGCTGAACTTCGTCTGCGCCTGGCAGGTCGCCGACGCAGCGGAGGCCGTCACGGACCAGGACAAGGAGATCCTGTTCATCCTGTTCCTCGTCTTCGGCGTGCTGTCCTGGTACTGGATCCAGTCCGGCATCAACCAGGCCGCATCGAACTGA
- a CDS encoding cupin domain-containing protein: protein MPIVNGDDLEWTTVGDGEDALRRTKLAEPAGGEALGCSLYELPAGGKSWPYHYHTGNEEAMYVLDGACSLRLDGELVSLEAGDYVALPADERGAHRVVNDSDGPVRYLAMSTMAEPDVTVYPDSEKIGVFAGSPPGGSGERSVHGYYRIDDDVDYWEGEE, encoded by the coding sequence ATGCCAATCGTCAACGGCGACGACCTGGAGTGGACGACGGTCGGCGACGGCGAGGACGCCCTCCGGCGGACGAAGCTGGCCGAGCCGGCCGGCGGCGAGGCGCTCGGCTGTAGCCTCTACGAGCTGCCAGCGGGCGGGAAGTCGTGGCCGTACCACTACCACACGGGCAACGAGGAGGCGATGTACGTCCTCGACGGGGCGTGTTCGCTCCGGCTGGACGGCGAGCTGGTCTCGCTCGAAGCGGGTGACTACGTGGCGCTGCCGGCGGACGAGCGCGGCGCGCACAGGGTGGTCAACGACAGCGACGGCCCGGTCAGGTACCTCGCGATGTCGACCATGGCGGAACCGGACGTGACCGTGTACCCGGACTCCGAGAAGATCGGCGTGTTCGCCGGCTCGCCACCGGGCGGGTCCGGTGAGCGGAGCGTCCACGGCTACTACCGCATCGACGACGACGTGGACTACTGGGAGGGCGAGGAGTAG
- a CDS encoding YbhB/YbcL family Raf kinase inhibitor-like protein translates to MTALELTSPAFDDGERIPAKYGYRAENVNPPLAIANVPDEAVSLALVMDDPDAVEPAGKVWDHWVVWNVPPDRREISENWTPSDAMEGTNDYGEVGYGGPNPPDREHRYRFTLFALDSTLSLPADTDADALGEAMAGHIVGQTQLEGTYPA, encoded by the coding sequence ATGACAGCACTCGAACTCACGAGCCCAGCGTTCGACGACGGTGAACGGATTCCAGCGAAGTACGGCTACCGGGCCGAGAACGTCAACCCGCCGCTCGCCATCGCCAACGTACCCGACGAGGCGGTCTCGCTCGCGCTGGTGATGGACGACCCCGACGCGGTCGAGCCCGCCGGGAAGGTGTGGGACCACTGGGTGGTCTGGAACGTCCCGCCGGACCGCCGGGAGATATCCGAGAACTGGACGCCCAGCGACGCGATGGAGGGGACCAACGACTACGGTGAGGTCGGCTACGGTGGCCCGAACCCGCCGGACCGCGAGCATCGCTACCGGTTCACGCTGTTCGCGCTCGATTCAACGCTGTCGCTGCCGGCCGACACCGACGCGGACGCACTCGGCGAGGCGATGGCGGGGCACATCGTCGGGCAGACCCAGCTCGAGGGGACCTACCCGGCCTGA
- a CDS encoding helix-turn-helix domain-containing protein translates to MGIPGSRDDRGLDPEQVSTSEPRARLEFHSRSFAEPFRAELASEVTVDIGPIVTLPTGNHLQFWTVSGGTARGVVEAASMFPTILDARLLATNDDHHRVEVLGAEESLFSAIHTFGGVPQELVFDGESVRFVADFPLPLDTDAVESRVQEVYSGLELVSTTEVQPIGVVQTTLGEAFTDRQLTALQLAYHGGYFEQPRQSTGAELADRMGISKQAFHEHLRKAYRVVFEQFFEADGGWRVDS, encoded by the coding sequence ATGGGCATACCAGGTTCGCGCGACGACCGGGGGCTGGACCCGGAGCAGGTGTCGACGAGCGAACCGCGCGCCCGGCTGGAGTTCCACTCGAGGTCGTTCGCCGAGCCGTTCCGTGCCGAGTTAGCGTCCGAGGTGACGGTCGACATCGGCCCCATCGTCACGCTGCCGACCGGGAACCATCTCCAGTTCTGGACCGTCTCCGGTGGGACGGCGAGAGGGGTAGTCGAGGCCGCGTCGATGTTCCCGACGATACTGGACGCCCGGCTCCTGGCGACGAACGACGACCACCATCGCGTCGAGGTCCTCGGGGCCGAGGAGTCGCTGTTCTCGGCGATCCACACCTTCGGCGGTGTCCCCCAGGAGCTGGTCTTCGACGGGGAGAGCGTCCGGTTCGTCGCCGACTTCCCGCTCCCCCTCGATACGGACGCCGTCGAGAGCAGGGTCCAGGAGGTGTACTCCGGGCTGGAACTCGTCTCGACGACCGAGGTGCAGCCCATCGGCGTCGTCCAGACCACCCTTGGTGAGGCGTTCACCGACCGGCAGCTGACGGCGCTCCAGCTCGCGTACCACGGGGGGTACTTCGAGCAGCCACGACAGAGCACCGGTGCGGAGCTGGCGGACCGGATGGGCATCTCGAAACAGGCGTTCCACGAGCACCTCCGGAAGGCCTACCGGGTGGTCTTCGAGCAGTTCTTCGAGGCGGACGGCGGGTGGAGGGTTGACTCGTAA
- a CDS encoding helix-turn-helix domain-containing protein: MDGLCHPTSLDRALESLAAEDRRRLLDELVERDGRSAVQLPDDLATAGEDEAAMHLRMRHIHLPKLAEAGFVDWDRERHTVRPGPCFDDVEPLLRLLRDHADELPE; this comes from the coding sequence ATGGACGGGCTCTGCCATCCGACCTCCCTCGACCGCGCCCTCGAGAGCCTCGCAGCGGAGGACCGTCGCCGATTGCTCGACGAGCTCGTGGAACGGGACGGGCGAAGCGCCGTGCAGCTCCCGGACGACCTCGCCACCGCGGGCGAGGACGAGGCGGCGATGCACCTCAGGATGCGGCACATCCACCTCCCGAAGCTGGCGGAAGCGGGGTTCGTCGACTGGGACCGGGAGCGGCACACGGTTCGGCCAGGTCCCTGTTTCGACGATGTCGAACCGCTCCTGCGGCTGTTGCGTGACCACGCGGACGAACTGCCCGAGTAG
- a CDS encoding methylglyoxal synthase, which yields MTRLALIAHDDEKPEMLDFAATHRSYLDGIDIVTTGTTGTRIQEEIGIEVERKASGPMGGDLQIGAEVVDERLDGIVFLRDPLTAQPHEPDISALLRICDVHDTPLATTRSGAEYLLAGVAAEDGVSLER from the coding sequence ATGACACGCCTCGCACTCATCGCCCACGACGACGAGAAGCCGGAGATGCTCGACTTCGCCGCGACCCACCGCTCGTACCTCGACGGTATCGACATCGTGACCACCGGGACGACCGGCACCCGCATCCAGGAGGAGATCGGCATCGAGGTCGAACGCAAGGCCTCCGGCCCGATGGGAGGGGACCTCCAGATCGGTGCCGAGGTCGTCGACGAGCGCCTCGACGGCATCGTCTTCCTGCGCGACCCGCTCACCGCCCAACCTCACGAGCCCGACATCTCCGCGCTGTTGCGCATCTGCGACGTGCACGACACGCCGCTGGCGACGACCCGCTCCGGCGCTGAGTACCTGCTCGCCGGCGTCGCGGCGGAAGACGGCGTGAGCCTGGAGCGCTGA
- a CDS encoding acyl-CoA dehydrogenase family protein: protein MSFQLSGEQRAIRDAVREFGENEIRPVAREHDEEKQYPHDLVQQAAEYDLVAPTIDPEYGGAGMDLLESVLVTEELWRADPGIGSAIGSRGFGSTMIQEFGDDWMKEEWLPRVTSGESATCSCISEPAHGSNVAGIETRADEDGDEWVLNGNKMWITNGTVADVAVVMAKTDPEAGHRGITAFLVPTDAEGFETTKIDNKLGIRASDLAEIVLSDVRIPEENVIGEVGKGFYQLMAFFADGRTNVAAQAIGTAQAALDAAVDYAGEREQGGQPIAEYQAIRHKISEMATNVEAARSLAYRAATHVESGDDDVAAKFASMAKLFASEHAVDVADEAIQVHGGAGFVTDHPVERFYRDARITKIYEGTSEIQKNIIADRLL, encoded by the coding sequence ATGTCGTTCCAGCTATCCGGCGAACAGCGGGCCATCCGCGACGCGGTCCGCGAGTTCGGCGAAAACGAGATCCGACCCGTCGCCCGGGAGCACGACGAGGAGAAGCAGTACCCCCACGACCTCGTCCAGCAGGCCGCCGAGTACGACCTGGTCGCCCCGACCATCGACCCCGAGTACGGCGGCGCGGGGATGGACCTGCTCGAGAGCGTACTCGTCACCGAGGAGCTGTGGCGTGCCGACCCCGGCATCGGGAGCGCCATCGGCTCCCGCGGGTTCGGCTCCACGATGATACAGGAGTTCGGCGACGACTGGATGAAAGAGGAGTGGCTCCCCCGGGTCACGTCGGGCGAGTCCGCGACCTGCTCCTGCATCTCCGAGCCGGCCCACGGCTCGAACGTCGCCGGCATCGAGACGCGCGCCGACGAAGACGGCGACGAGTGGGTCCTGAACGGGAACAAGATGTGGATAACCAACGGGACCGTCGCCGACGTGGCCGTCGTCATGGCCAAGACCGACCCGGAAGCCGGTCACCGGGGCATCACCGCGTTCCTCGTCCCGACCGATGCCGAGGGGTTCGAGACGACGAAGATAGACAACAAGCTCGGCATCCGCGCCTCCGACCTCGCCGAGATCGTCCTCTCCGACGTGCGCATCCCCGAGGAGAACGTCATCGGCGAGGTCGGCAAGGGGTTCTACCAGCTCATGGCGTTCTTCGCCGACGGCCGGACGAACGTCGCCGCACAGGCCATCGGCACCGCGCAGGCCGCCCTCGACGCGGCCGTCGACTACGCCGGCGAGCGCGAGCAGGGCGGCCAGCCCATCGCCGAGTACCAGGCCATCCGACACAAGATAAGCGAGATGGCGACGAACGTCGAGGCCGCCCGGTCACTCGCCTACCGCGCCGCGACCCACGTCGAGTCGGGCGACGACGACGTCGCCGCGAAGTTCGCCAGCATGGCGAAGCTGTTCGCCAGCGAGCACGCCGTCGACGTCGCCGACGAGGCGATCCAGGTCCACGGCGGCGCGGGATTCGTCACCGACCACCCCGTCGAACGCTTCTACCGCGACGCCCGCATCACGAAGATCTACGAGGGGACCAGCGAGATACAGAAGAACATCATCGCCGACCGGCTGCTCTGA
- a CDS encoding ABC transporter ATP-binding protein — protein sequence MTTLAVEDLEVRYGQITALRDVDLTVGDDEMVAVVGPNGAGKSTLANTVSGFLPYDGRISYRGEDIAGLSTQALVRRGLIHCTESRDLFGYLSVEDNLTLGAYAKSDARTGLDAVYELFPRLEERRDQPARTMSGGEQQMLAIGRALMGDPDLLVLDEPTLGLAPVVLDDISDGLERIRDDGVAVLLCEQDVTFALRHADRVYLLENGQVQRDGDPDLLRDDQYVREVYLGS from the coding sequence GTGACGACGCTCGCCGTCGAGGACCTCGAAGTCCGGTACGGGCAGATCACCGCGCTCCGCGACGTGGACCTCACCGTCGGCGACGACGAGATGGTCGCCGTCGTCGGCCCGAACGGCGCGGGCAAGTCGACGCTCGCCAACACCGTCTCGGGCTTTCTCCCCTACGACGGCCGCATCAGCTACCGGGGGGAGGACATCGCCGGGCTGTCGACGCAGGCGCTCGTCCGTCGCGGGCTCATCCACTGCACCGAGTCGCGCGACCTGTTCGGCTACCTCTCCGTCGAGGACAACCTCACGCTGGGAGCCTACGCGAAGTCCGACGCACGGACGGGACTCGACGCCGTCTACGAGCTGTTCCCCCGCCTGGAGGAGCGCCGCGACCAACCGGCCCGCACGATGAGCGGCGGCGAGCAGCAGATGCTCGCCATCGGTCGGGCGCTGATGGGCGACCCCGACCTGCTCGTGCTCGACGAGCCGACGCTCGGGCTCGCGCCGGTCGTCCTCGACGACATCAGCGACGGGCTCGAACGCATCCGCGACGACGGCGTCGCCGTGCTGCTCTGCGAGCAGGACGTCACGTTCGCGCTCAGACACGCCGACCGCGTCTACCTGCTGGAGAACGGGCAGGTGCAGCGCGACGGCGACCCCGACCTGCTCCGCGACGACCAGTACGTCCGCGAGGTGTACCTCGGGAGCTGA